CAGACTCCATAGGATCATAGACCAATTTAACCAGACTCCATAGGGTCATAGACCAATTTAACCAGACTCCATAGGGTCATAGACCAATTTAACCAGACTCCATAAGGTCATCGACCAATTTAACCAGACTCCATAGGGTCATCGACCAATTTAACCAGACTCCATAGGGTCATAGACCAATTTAACCAGACTCCATAGGGTCATAGAACAATTTAACCAGACTCCATAGGGTCATAGACCAATTTAACCAGACCCCATAGGGTCATAGACCAATTCATAACCAGACTCCAATTTAACCAGACTCATAGACCAATTTAACCAGACTCCATAGGGTCATAGACCAATTTAACCAGACTCCATAGGGTCATAGACCAATTTAACCTGACCCCATAGGGTCATAGAACAATTTAACCAGACTCCATAGGGTCATAGACCAATTTAACCAGACAATTTAACCAACCAGACTCCATAGGGTCATAGACCAATTTAACAATTTAACCAGACTCCATAGGGTCATAGACCAATTTAACCAGACTCCATAGGGTCATAGACCAATTTAACCAGACTCAATTTAACCAGACTCCATAGGGTCATCGACCAATTTAACCAGACTCCATAGGGTCATAGAACAATTTAACCAGACTCCATAGGGTCATAGAACAATTTAACCAGACTCCACAGGGTCATAGACCAATTTAACCAGACAATTTAACCAGACTCCATAGGGTCATAGACCAATTTAACCAGACTCCATAGGGTCATATACCAATTTAACCAGACAATTTAACCAGACTCCATAGGGTCATCGACCAATTTAACCAGACTCCATAGGGTCATAGACCAATTTAACCAGACTCCATAGGGTCATAGACCAATTTAACCAGACCCCATAGGGTCATAGACCGATTTAACCAGACTCCATAGGATCATAGACCAATTTAACCAGACTCCATAGGGTCATAGACCAATTTAACCAGACTCCATAGGGTCATAGACCAATTTAACCAGACTCCATAAGGTCATCGACCAATTTAACCAGACTCCATAGGGTCATCGACCAATTTAACCAGACTCCATAGGGTCATAGACCAATTTAACCAGACTCCATAGGGTCATAGAACAATTTAACCAGACTCCATAGGGTCATAGACCAATTTAACCAGACCCCATAGGGTCATAGACCAATTTAACCAGACTCCATAGGATCATAGACCAATTTAACCAGACTCCATAGGGTCATAGACCAATTTAACCAGACTCCATAGGGTCATAGACCAATTTAACCAGACTCCATAGGGTCATAGACCAATTTAACCAGACTCCATAGGGTCATAGACCAATTTAACCAGACTCCATAGGGTCATAGACCAATTTAACCAGACCCCATAGGGTCATAGAACAATTTAACCAGACCCCATAGGGTCATCGAACAATTTAACCAGACTCCATAGGGTCATAGACCAATTTAACCAGACTCCATAGGGTCATAGAACAATTTAACCAGACTCCATAGGGTCATAGACCAATTTAACCAGACTCCATAGGGTCATAGACCAATTTAACCAGACTCCATAGGGTCATAGACCAATTTAACCAGACTCCATAGGGTCATAGACCAATTTAACCAGACCCCATAGGGTCATAGAACAATTTAACCAGACCCCATAGGGTCATCGAACAATTTAACCAGACTCCATAGGGTCATAGACCAATTTAACCAGACAATTTAACCAGACTCCATAGGGTCATAGACCAATTTACCAGACTCCATAGGGTCATAGACCAATTTAACCAGACTCCATAGGGTCATCGACCAATTTAACCAGACTCCATAGGGTCATCGACCAATTTAACCAGACTCCATAGGGTCATAGAACAATTTAACCAGACTCCATAGGGTCATAGAACAATTTAACCAGACTCCACAGGGTCATAGACCAATTTAACCAGACAATTTAACCAGACTCCATAGGGTCATAGACCAATTTAACCAGACTCCATAGGGTCATATACCAATTTAACCAGACAATTTAACCAGACTCCATAGGGTCATAGACCAATTTAACCAGACAATTTAACCAGACTCCATAGGGTCTGATAACAATTTAACCAGACTCCATAGGGTCTGATAACAATTTAACCAGACAGACTCCATAGGGTCTGACACCATACAGTCTGTGCAGTAGGCtgaacatttgtgtgtgtgtgtgtgtgtgaatgtactcACAGTGAAGACAGTGACGTCCGTCCTGGTCCGTATCTCCTCCACGAAACCCAGTGGTTTTCCTGAAGGGAGGGGTATAGTCCCCAGGACAGAGAAGACTGGAGAGTCCAGGGTCTGTCTGACTGACCTGATGAACGCCTGGCTGAACAGCTCCATTTTACCAACCTCAtcaatgataaacacctgatgGTTGCTACTGCATGAAGAGTCAAGCtaaaacacagagaaagagagtgatgttAGAGACAACATCACTCACCACAAAAAAAAACAACTATATGGTTGATATACTAGagctgctgtgggcctactctactctactctactaccagggctgctgtgggcctactctactctactaccagggctgctgtgggcctactctactcttctctactaccagggctgctgtgggcctactctactccactaccagagctgctgtgggcctactctactctactctactaccagggctgctgtgggcctactctactctactaccagggctgctgtgggcctactctactcttctctactaccagggctgctgtgggcctactctactccactaccagagctgctgtgggcctactctactctactctactaccagggctgctgtgggcctactctactctactaccagggctgctgtgggcctactctactctactctactaccagggctgctgtgggcctactctactctactaccagggctgctgtgggcctactctactctactctactaccagggctgctgtgggcctactctactctactaccagagctgctgtgggcctactctactctactaccagagctgctgtgggcctactctactctactaccagggctgctgtgggcctactctactctactaccagggctgctgtgggcctactctactctactactagagctgctgtgggcctactcttctctactaccagggctgctgtgggcctactctactctactaccagagctgctgtgggcctactctactctactaccagggctgctgtgggcctactcttctctactaccagggctgctgtgggcctactctactctactaccagaGCTGCTGtgggtctactctactctactaccagggctgctgtgggcctactctactctactactagagctgctgtgggcctactctactctactaccagggctgctgtgggcctactcttctctactaccagggctgctgtgggcctactcttctctactaccagagctgctgtgggcctactcttctctactaccagagctgctgtgggcctactcttctctactaccagagctgctgtgggcctactcttctctactaccagagctgctgtgggcctactctactctactctactaccagggctgctgtgggcctactcttctctactaccagggctgctgtgggcctactcttctctactaccagggctgctgtgggcctactcttctctactaccagagctgctgtgggcctactctactctactaccagggctgctgtgggcctactctactctactaccagggctgctgtgggcctactcttctctactaccagggctgctgtgggcctactctactctactaccagagctgctgtgggcctactcttctctactaccagagctgctgtgggcctactcttctctactactagggctgctgtgggcctactctactctcagagctgctgtgggcctactatactctactctcagagctgctgtgggcctactctactctactctactctcagagctgctgtgggcctactctactctactctactctcagagctgctgtgggcctactctactctactctcagggctgctgtgggcctactctactctactctactctcagggctgctgtgggcctactctactccactactagggctgctgtgggcctactctactctactactagggctgctgtgggcctactctactctactactagggctgctgtgggcctactcttctctactactaggactgctgtgggcctactctactctactctcagagctgctgtgggcctactctactctactctcagagctgctgtgggcctactctactctactctcagagctgctgtgggcctactctactccactaccagagctgctgtgggcctactctactccactaccagagctgctgtgggcctactctactcttctctattactagggctgctgtgggcctactctactccactaccagagctgctgtgggcctactctactccactaccagagctgctgtgggcctactctactcttctctactactagggctgctgtgggcctactctactcttctctattactagggctgctgtgggcctactctactccactaccagagctgctgtgggcctactctactcttctctactactagggctgctgtgggcctactctactccactaccagagctgctgtgggcctactctactcttctctactactagggctgctgtgggcctactctactcttctctactactagggctgctgtgggcctactctactcttctctattactagggctgctgtgggcctactctactccactaccagagctgctgtgggcctactctactcttctctactactagggctgctgtgggcctactctactcttctctactactagggctgctgtgggcctactctactcttctctattactagggctgctgtgggcctactctactcttctctactaccagggctgctgtgggcctactcttctctactaccagagctgctgtgggcctactcttctctactaccagagctgctgtgggcctactctactcttctctactactagggctgctgtgggcctactccactcttctctactactagggctgctgtgggcctactctactcttctctactactagggctgctgtgggcctactctactcttctctactactagggctgctgtgggcctactctactcttctctattactagggctgctgtgggcctactctactcttctctactactagggctgctgtgggcctactctactcttctctattactagggctgctgtgggcctactctactcttctctactaccagggctgctgtgggcctactctactctactaccagagctgctgtgggcctactctactctactaccagggctgctgtgggcctactcttctctactaccagggctgctgtgggcctactctactctactaccagaGCTGCTGtgggtctactctactctactaccagggctgctgtgggcctactctactctactactagagctgctgtgggcctactctactctactaccagggctgctgtgggcctactcttctctactaccagggctgctgtgggcctactcttctctactaccagagctgctgtgggcctactcttctctactaccagagctgctgtgggcctactcttctctactaccagagctgctgtgggcctactcttctctactaccagagctgctgtgggcctactctactctactctactaccagggctgctgtgggcctactcttctctactaccagggctgctgtgggcctactcttctctactaccagggctgctgtgggcctactcttctctactaccagagctgctgtgggcctactctactctactaccagggctgctgtgggcctactctactctactaccagggctgctgtgggcctactcttctctactaccagggctgctgtgggcctactctactctactaccagagctgctgtgggcctactcttctctactaccagagctgctgtgggcctactcttctctactactagggctgctgtgggcctactctactctcagagctgctgtgggcctactatactctactctcagagctgctgtgggcctactctactctactctactctcagagctgctgtgggcctactctactctactctactctcagagctgctgtgggcctactctactctactctcagggctgctgtgggcctactctactctactctactctcagggctgctgtgggcctactctactccactactagggctgctgtgggcctactctactctactactagggctgctgtgggcctactctactctactactagggctgctgtgggcctactcttctctactactaggactgctgtgggcctactctactctactctcagagctgctgtgggcctactctactctactctcagagctgctgtgggcctactctactctactctcagagctgctgtgggcctactctactccactaccagagctgctgtgggcctactctactccactaccagagctgctgtgggcctactctactcttctctattactagggctgctgtgggcctactctactccactaccagagctgctgtgggcctactctactccactaccagagctgctgtgggcctactctactcttctctactactagggctgctgtgggcctactctactcttctctattactagggctgctgtgggcctactctactccactaccagagctgctgtgggcctactctactcttctctactactagggctgctgtgggcctactctactccactaccagagctgctgtgggcctactctactcttctctactactagggctgctgtgggcctactctactcttctctactactagggctgctgtgggcctactctactcttctctactactagggctgctgtgggcctactctactcttctctattactagggctgctgtgggcctactctactcttctctactactagggctgctgtgggcctactctactcttctctactactagggctgctgtgggcctactctactcttctctactactagggctgctgtgggcctactctactcttctctattactagggctgctgtgggcctactctactcttctctattactagggctgctgtgggcctactctactcttctctattactagggctgctgtgggcctactctactcttctctattactagggctgctgtgggcctactctactcttctctactactagggctgctgtgggcctactctactcttctctattactagggctgctgtgggcctactctactcttctctactactagggctgctgtgggcctactctactcttctctattactagggctgctgtgggcctactctactcttctctactactagggctgctgtgggcctactctactcttctctattactagggctgctgtgggcctactctactcttctctattactagggctgctgtgggcctactctactcttctctattactagggctgctgtgggcctactctactcttctctattactagggctgctgtgggcctactctactcctctctattactagggctgctgtgggcctactctactcttctctattactagggctgctgtgggcctactctactcctctctactactagggctgctgtgggcctactctactccactaccagagctgctgtgggcctactctactcttctctattactagggctgctgtgggcctactctactcttctctattactagggctgctgtgggcctactctactccactaccagagctgctgtgggcctactctactcttctctactactagggctgctgtgggcctactctactcttctctattactagggctgctgtgggcctactctactcttctctattactagggctgctgtgggcctactctactcttctctactactagggctgctgtgggcctactctactcttctctattactagggctgctgtgggcctactctactcttctctattactagggctgctgtgggcctactctactcttctctattactagggctgctgtgggcctactctactccactaccagagctgctgtgggcctactctactccactaccagagaatgtcaagagtgcaaagctgtcatcaaggcaaatggtggctactttgaagaatgtcgaATATATTTGATGTGTTTAACACTGTTGGTTACTAGAtgagtccatatgtgttatttcatagttttgacgtcttcactgttattctacaatgtagaaaatagtaacacataaagaaaaaccctggaatgagtaggtgtccaaactgtgGACTGGTGCTGAATGAGGAAAATCACTGCTCACGACCCTGACATGAGGAAAATCACTGCTTAGTTAAAAAGTGCAATAATAACATACGTTTCTGAAGAGAGGTAGAGCCAGGTTCTCAAAAGAAGGTACATCCACTACATACTGTCCTACAGtgtactccctccctccatgtgaAGCAACAGACTTCTCTCTGAACAAAGACAGTAGAgaaaacacattaacacataggGGACTGTTTCCCAGTCACAGATTAAGCCAAACCCTGGACTGAAAATCGCCACCAGAAAATTGACCCTCCCCCTCTtaaacactgctgctactgtttgtttgttacctttgcatagtcacttcggccccacctacatgtacagattacctcaactagcctgtactggtaccccctgtatatagcctccacattgactctgtaccagtaccccctgtatatagtctccacattgactctgtaccggtaccccctgtatatagcctccacattgactctgtaccgtaattccctgtatatagcctccacattgactctgtaccggtaccacctgtatatagcctccacattgactctgtaccggtgccccctgtatatagcctccacattgactctgtaccgtaattccctgtatatagcctccacattaactctgtact
The sequence above is drawn from the Oncorhynchus gorbuscha isolate QuinsamMale2020 ecotype Even-year linkage group LG11, OgorEven_v1.0, whole genome shotgun sequence genome and encodes:
- the ntpcr gene encoding cancer-related nucleoside-triphosphatase isoform X2, which translates into the protein MIKHVFLTGPPGVGKTTLVQKACDVIVSSGVSVEGFYTQEVREGRRRVGFDVVTVTGQRGNLSRVREKSVASHGGREYTVGQYVVDVPSFENLALPLFRNLDSSCSSNHQVFIIDEVGKMELFSQAFIRSVRQTLDSPVFSVLGTIPLPSGKPLGFVEEIRTRTDVTVFTVSKENRDVILPEVVSALKDCLKQCAK